Proteins encoded in a region of the Rothia mucilaginosa genome:
- the nirD gene encoding nitrite reductase small subunit NirD gives MAENWVRICAESDLEENWGEVALVDGYQYAIYKTKHGIFAGDHLDPHSQALVLARGIVGEKNGNPTITSPLYKEVYDLTTGECVSDPSYSIKVYPVEVRDGDVYLKTA, from the coding sequence ATGGCTGAGAACTGGGTACGCATCTGCGCTGAATCTGACCTCGAAGAAAACTGGGGCGAAGTCGCCCTGGTCGACGGCTACCAGTACGCCATCTACAAGACCAAGCACGGCATCTTCGCCGGCGACCACCTCGACCCGCACAGCCAGGCACTGGTCCTCGCACGCGGTATCGTCGGCGAGAAGAACGGCAACCCCACCATCACCTCCCCCCTCTACAAGGAGGTCTACGACCTGACCACCGGCGAGTGCGTCTCCGACCCCTCCTACTCCATCAAGGTCTACCCCGTAGAGGTCCGC
- the nirB gene encoding nitrite reductase large subunit NirB, whose translation MSHTPRNILVVGAGPAAWRFVRAYHEGAEAAGRAADTITVLNDEPYIPYDRVAIEKIFKDTEKDLTLGDPELWNAENINLVNNCRAEKLDRTRRVVTDTEGNEYPYDVLVFATGSRAVRIPILNSDAAHVFRTIDDVKNMVSEVKRLQSTLGRAPRGVVVGGGLLGLEAAEGLKDLGAEPTILDVAPWLLSVEVDQGGGYAVNAQIKATGIEIETGVYISGINKDADGNVVSVSIADSPSEDAEIRTLPADMVVFGAGIRPNDELARDADLALGERGGILVNDACHSSDEHIWAIGEVACVLGRTWGLVAPANAMADAVAANLLNDNEEAQVEEFDIATKLKFSGVQVAGFGDRRGTTEGCLEVLFADPARGMYQKIVTSGDAKTLLGGVFVGDTAPFDSLKPLLGRELPAEPNVYLTAAGGGDGIPDTELPDDAILCSCNNISFGAVREAIADGNHDVASLKSCTTAGTQCGSCVPMLQKTLEQQMKKMGLTVSKALCEHFDFSRAELAEAVRLTNLDDFDSVLARFGRGGDGCAICKPTVASILSSFRNSYVLDAGRGGIQETNDRALANMQKNGTYSVVPRIPAGEIPAKKLGVIAEVAEEFGLYVKITGAQRIGMFGARLEQLPYIWERLVDAGFESGQAYGKSLRNVKSCMGSTWCRFGVQDSTGMAIQLENRYRGLRSPHKFKFGVSGCNRECAEAQGKDVGLIATTNGWNLYLGGNGGANPAHGRLFVKDASSEDIIRYIDRYLMYYIRTADKLQRTARWLEDLDEEHGDGLAHLQSVLIEDSLGVCEDLERDMQRHVDSYEDEWAATLRDERRLRRFRAFINEPNGSDEGSHLYVLEREQIRPATPEEIAAAEAGESDTVLLTGTKIPVGKPSDLNPVPAA comes from the coding sequence ATGTCGCACACCCCCCGCAACATTCTCGTTGTCGGCGCAGGCCCCGCTGCGTGGCGTTTTGTACGCGCGTACCACGAAGGCGCTGAAGCTGCCGGTCGCGCAGCGGACACCATCACCGTCCTCAACGATGAGCCCTACATCCCCTACGACCGCGTTGCTATCGAGAAGATTTTCAAGGACACCGAGAAGGACCTGACCCTCGGCGACCCCGAACTGTGGAATGCAGAGAACATCAACCTGGTCAACAACTGCCGCGCAGAGAAGCTTGACCGCACCCGCCGCGTCGTCACCGACACCGAGGGCAACGAGTACCCCTACGACGTGCTGGTTTTCGCAACCGGTTCCCGCGCGGTTCGTATCCCCATTCTTAACTCGGATGCCGCACACGTCTTCCGCACCATTGACGACGTGAAGAACATGGTCTCCGAGGTCAAGCGCCTGCAGTCCACCCTCGGCCGCGCACCCCGCGGTGTCGTCGTCGGTGGCGGTCTGCTCGGCCTCGAAGCAGCTGAGGGTCTGAAGGACCTGGGCGCAGAGCCCACCATCCTGGACGTGGCACCCTGGCTGCTCTCCGTTGAGGTTGACCAGGGCGGCGGTTACGCCGTGAACGCCCAGATCAAGGCAACCGGCATTGAGATTGAGACCGGCGTGTACATCTCCGGCATCAACAAGGACGCTGACGGCAACGTCGTCTCCGTCTCCATCGCAGATTCTCCCTCCGAGGATGCAGAAATCCGCACCCTGCCCGCCGACATGGTGGTCTTCGGTGCCGGTATTCGCCCCAACGACGAGCTGGCACGTGACGCTGACCTGGCACTGGGTGAGCGCGGCGGTATTCTCGTCAACGACGCATGCCACTCCTCCGACGAGCACATTTGGGCTATCGGTGAGGTTGCCTGCGTGCTGGGTCGCACCTGGGGCCTGGTTGCACCGGCTAACGCTATGGCTGATGCTGTGGCAGCTAACCTGCTCAACGACAACGAAGAAGCTCAGGTTGAAGAGTTCGACATCGCAACCAAGCTGAAGTTCTCCGGCGTTCAGGTGGCTGGCTTCGGTGACCGCCGCGGCACCACTGAGGGCTGCCTCGAGGTTCTGTTCGCAGACCCCGCACGCGGCATGTACCAGAAGATTGTGACCAGCGGCGATGCAAAGACCCTGCTCGGTGGCGTGTTCGTCGGCGACACCGCTCCCTTCGACTCCCTCAAGCCCCTGCTCGGTCGCGAACTGCCCGCTGAGCCGAACGTCTACCTGACCGCAGCTGGCGGCGGCGACGGCATCCCCGACACCGAACTGCCCGACGACGCAATCCTGTGTTCCTGCAACAACATCAGCTTCGGTGCCGTCCGTGAGGCTATCGCAGACGGCAACCACGATGTTGCATCGCTGAAGTCCTGCACCACCGCGGGTACCCAGTGTGGTTCCTGTGTTCCGATGCTGCAGAAGACTCTGGAACAGCAGATGAAGAAGATGGGTCTGACCGTCTCCAAGGCACTGTGTGAGCACTTCGACTTCTCCCGTGCAGAGCTGGCTGAGGCTGTGCGCCTGACCAACCTGGACGACTTCGACTCCGTGCTGGCACGCTTCGGTCGCGGCGGTGACGGCTGTGCAATCTGTAAGCCGACCGTTGCGTCGATCCTCTCCTCCTTCCGCAACTCCTACGTCCTGGATGCAGGTCGCGGTGGTATTCAGGAGACCAACGACCGTGCACTGGCTAACATGCAGAAGAACGGTACCTACTCCGTCGTTCCGCGTATTCCCGCAGGTGAGATCCCCGCTAAGAAGCTGGGCGTCATCGCAGAGGTTGCTGAAGAGTTCGGCCTGTACGTGAAGATTACCGGTGCACAGCGTATCGGTATGTTCGGCGCTCGCCTGGAGCAGCTGCCCTACATTTGGGAGCGCCTGGTGGATGCCGGCTTCGAGTCCGGTCAGGCATACGGTAAGTCCCTGCGTAACGTGAAGTCCTGCATGGGTTCGACCTGGTGCCGCTTCGGCGTTCAGGACTCCACCGGTATGGCAATCCAGCTGGAGAACCGTTACCGCGGTCTGCGTTCCCCGCACAAGTTCAAGTTCGGCGTTTCCGGTTGTAACCGTGAATGTGCTGAGGCACAGGGTAAGGACGTTGGTCTGATTGCAACCACCAACGGCTGGAACCTGTACCTGGGTGGTAACGGTGGTGCAAACCCCGCTCACGGTCGTCTCTTCGTCAAGGACGCCTCCAGCGAGGACATCATCCGCTACATTGACCGCTACCTGATGTACTACATCCGTACCGCAGACAAGCTGCAGCGTACCGCTCGCTGGCTTGAGGACCTGGATGAGGAGCACGGCGACGGTCTGGCACACCTGCAGTCCGTCCTCATTGAGGACTCCCTGGGCGTGTGCGAGGACCTGGAGCGCGACATGCAGCGTCACGTTGACTCTTACGAGGACGAGTGGGCAGCAACCCTGCGTGACGAGCGCCGCCTGCGCCGCTTCCGTGCCTTCATCAACGAGCCCAACGGCAGCGACGAGGGTTCGCACCTGTACGTGCTGGAGCGCGAGCAGATTCGCCCCGCAACCCCCGAGGAAATTGCGGCGGCAGAAGCTGGCGAGTCCGACACCGTCCTGCTGACCGGTACCAAGATTCCCGTGGGTAAGCCCAGTGACCTCAACCCGGTCCCGGCAGCATAG
- the cobA gene encoding uroporphyrinogen-III C-methyltransferase, with product MCPKIPPFPPREFATIDEVLAGGAPGHSLDDSVTERGILLPGEPAENPGKVYIVGGGPGAADLLTLRAARALSEADVVLLDHLAPQEYGEYAPNALIVDVGKVPGKHAVPQSRIQQLMIDYALSGKTVVRLKGGDPYVYGRGAEELDACIAAGLEAEVIPGITSAIAVPARAAIPVTLRKVSSIFTVISGHSGLSETEVSAVEATLRAQGTVVLLMGVRTLPDTVASLLSRGIEADTPLATIENGFSEKERVTVTTLENAQVDCASVKAPAITVIGEVVHYARDNQNRFVSEVHERLRERSTS from the coding sequence ATGTGCCCGAAGATTCCTCCGTTCCCGCCCCGCGAGTTCGCCACTATCGACGAAGTACTCGCGGGCGGGGCGCCCGGGCACAGCCTGGACGATAGCGTGACGGAACGCGGCATTCTTCTGCCCGGCGAGCCTGCTGAGAACCCCGGCAAGGTCTACATTGTGGGTGGCGGCCCCGGTGCCGCTGACCTGCTGACCCTGCGTGCGGCACGTGCCCTGAGCGAGGCGGACGTGGTCCTTCTGGATCACCTCGCCCCGCAGGAGTACGGCGAGTACGCACCGAACGCCCTCATCGTTGATGTGGGCAAGGTTCCCGGTAAGCACGCTGTTCCGCAGTCCCGCATTCAGCAGCTCATGATTGATTACGCGCTCTCGGGTAAGACCGTGGTGCGTTTGAAGGGCGGCGACCCGTACGTGTACGGTCGCGGCGCTGAAGAGCTGGATGCGTGCATCGCCGCCGGCCTGGAGGCTGAGGTTATCCCCGGCATTACCAGCGCCATTGCGGTTCCTGCGCGTGCTGCGATTCCGGTGACCCTGCGTAAGGTATCCTCGATTTTCACCGTCATTTCTGGTCACTCCGGCCTGTCGGAGACCGAAGTGTCGGCGGTTGAGGCGACCCTGCGTGCCCAGGGCACCGTGGTGCTGCTGATGGGCGTTCGTACCCTGCCCGATACGGTGGCGTCTCTGCTCTCTCGTGGGATTGAGGCTGACACGCCGCTGGCAACCATTGAGAACGGTTTCTCTGAGAAGGAGCGCGTGACTGTCACGACCCTTGAGAACGCTCAGGTAGATTGCGCATCGGTTAAGGCGCCGGCTATTACCGTCATCGGTGAGGTCGTGCATTATGCTCGCGATAATCAGAACCGCTTTGTGAGCGAGGTTCACGAGCGTCTGCGTGAGCGTTCCACCTCCTAG
- a CDS encoding DUF6318 family protein produces MSFRPSAHTSFSANDRNGLTRRTVLFGGLTAGALTLAGCAFNKDIRPTGSGDTFSGSPSASPSASASASPSESASASASASSSSSSSRNSAKIIPSDEFLKDYKKYIGDVKYEYKPAIAHYVEPTDTSPAKNVPIPVIDTVAQRTVSLEGAYKTLAAYQSAYIAAMYNGDLQYLKGLVHGADSGLVNNLKAIAKLYAAGGWTKDYESKLSIRDDLDAKALASSDLAVVAFPCRDVVKEYTIYQKGTGEPQKASTLDVVIYVVYAEGKWRVTSREYFVSEYSDRFRQVFEGPSSSASASKSSGSGSSGSSGSSNDFKI; encoded by the coding sequence ATGTCCTTCCGGCCGAGTGCACACACCAGCTTCTCTGCTAACGACCGAAACGGATTGACCCGCCGCACCGTTCTTTTTGGCGGTCTGACCGCCGGTGCTTTGACTCTAGCAGGATGCGCCTTCAACAAGGATATTCGCCCCACCGGTAGCGGCGACACTTTCTCCGGCTCCCCGAGCGCCTCTCCCTCGGCGTCTGCGTCGGCTTCGCCTTCTGAGTCTGCCTCGGCTTCGGCATCCGCTTCGTCTTCGTCCTCGTCAAGCCGTAACAGCGCGAAGATTATTCCGTCTGACGAGTTCTTGAAGGACTATAAGAAGTACATTGGCGACGTCAAGTACGAGTACAAGCCCGCCATTGCGCACTATGTTGAGCCGACCGACACCTCCCCCGCGAAGAACGTTCCGATCCCGGTCATTGATACTGTGGCTCAGCGTACCGTCTCCCTCGAGGGCGCCTACAAGACCCTGGCTGCTTACCAGAGCGCGTATATTGCCGCGATGTACAACGGCGACCTGCAGTACCTCAAGGGTCTGGTCCACGGCGCTGACAGCGGTCTGGTCAACAACCTGAAGGCTATCGCTAAGCTCTACGCTGCGGGCGGTTGGACTAAGGACTACGAGAGCAAGCTGAGCATCCGTGACGATCTCGATGCGAAGGCTCTTGCCTCTTCCGATTTGGCTGTTGTGGCGTTCCCCTGCCGGGATGTTGTCAAGGAATACACCATCTACCAGAAGGGCACGGGTGAGCCTCAGAAGGCAAGCACCCTGGATGTCGTGATTTACGTGGTGTACGCCGAGGGCAAGTGGCGCGTGACTAGCCGCGAGTACTTCGTGTCGGAGTACAGCGACCGATTCCGCCAGGTCTTTGAGGGTCCCTCCTCATCGGCTTCGGCAAGCAAGTCCAGTGGCTCCGGTAGCTCCGGCAGTTCCGGCAGCAGCAACGACTTCAAGATCTAG
- a CDS encoding DUF6318 family protein, whose amino-acid sequence MLSPDRSSSTRSATSRLLSRRTLLLGGAVSLMAGCASDIRPLSEEAKAKVGSPAPSASASASASAHATSSSSSAARVPVSEDALVEGWQKYPGPLKLTGEYMGEYQPATASSPAKNVPKPLKSVPHREEPTFQGAYETLRAYYSAQIAALKDGRYADQAIELTYPADKSAIDEVKAVKELYEKNGWYMEFTCSISMRNTEPDSAVKDGDGYVEILVDSQYSATAIHQPDGTERKVPAITQVSVSHIMLYTEGKWWRIGNDYLNERLNGGKGSSASSGSGGSSSAGSSGSSSSGRGSTKV is encoded by the coding sequence ATGCTCTCACCCGACCGCTCTTCGAGTACCCGTTCCGCTACTTCCCGCCTCTTAAGCCGCCGCACCCTGCTACTCGGTGGCGCGGTTTCCCTCATGGCTGGTTGCGCCTCCGATATTCGCCCACTGAGCGAAGAGGCAAAAGCTAAGGTAGGCTCCCCCGCCCCTTCCGCGAGCGCTTCGGCAAGTGCTTCAGCACATGCCACAAGCAGCTCGTCCAGTGCGGCACGCGTACCCGTCTCCGAGGATGCGCTGGTCGAGGGCTGGCAGAAGTACCCCGGACCCCTGAAGCTGACCGGCGAGTACATGGGCGAGTACCAGCCGGCAACTGCTTCTTCCCCGGCGAAGAACGTACCCAAGCCCCTCAAGAGCGTTCCGCACCGTGAGGAGCCGACCTTCCAGGGTGCCTACGAGACGTTGCGTGCCTACTACAGCGCCCAGATCGCCGCACTCAAGGACGGTCGCTACGCGGATCAGGCGATTGAGCTGACCTACCCGGCTGATAAGAGCGCCATTGATGAGGTCAAGGCGGTCAAGGAACTGTACGAGAAGAACGGCTGGTACATGGAGTTCACATGCAGCATTTCCATGCGGAATACCGAACCGGACAGTGCTGTGAAGGACGGTGACGGCTACGTAGAAATCTTGGTGGACTCCCAGTATTCTGCCACCGCCATCCATCAGCCGGATGGCACCGAACGCAAGGTTCCGGCGATTACTCAGGTATCCGTTTCGCACATCATGCTCTACACCGAGGGTAAGTGGTGGCGAATCGGCAACGATTATCTGAACGAGCGTCTGAATGGCGGCAAGGGCTCTTCCGCCTCTTCTGGTTCCGGAGGTTCCAGCTCTGCCGGTTCTAGCGGTTCTTCGTCCTCGGGCCGAGGCTCCACTAAGGTCTAA
- the ileS gene encoding isoleucine--tRNA ligase, with translation MSHVYPKASAFEAAGSGVTASPKFPALEEAVLDYWKKDNTFSASVENRPAGENGENEFVFYDGPPFANGLPHYGHLLTGYAKDLVARYQTQRGHKVERRFGWDTHGLPAELEAMKQLGMTDKREILEMGIDNFNDAARASVLKYTNEWEKYVTRQARWVDFENDYKTLNVEYMESVIWAFKRLYDKGLTYQGFRVLPYCWKDETPLSNHELRMDDDVYKDRQDQTVTVAFRLTADTALGADEKVAAELDGIEALAWTTTPWTLPTNQALAVGPEIEYSVVPGAGKFEGRSFLIASELLGSYAKDLGYEGDQPEKDAAAAVTARYTGSQLEHVRYTPLWDYFADTEKWGTETSWQILVADYVTTGDGTGIVHQAPAYGEDDQKVCESYGIPVILSLDEGAKFLNLFAEPTASGSTALAEIAGVQAFDANRTIINALKADDVLIREKSYVHSYPHCWRCRTPLIYRAITSWYVKVTDFKDRMYELNKQINWIPENVKYGQFGKWVENARDWSISRNRFWGSPIPVWVSDDPNYPRMDVYGSLEELKADFGRLPLNKDGEPDLHRPYIDELTRPNPDDPTGKSTMRRVEDVLDVWFDSGSMPYAQVHYPFENQEWFENHYPADFIVEYIGQTRGWFYVLHVLATALFDRPAFKNVISHGIVLGSDGQKMSKSLRNYPDVSEVLDRDGSDAMRWFLMSSPILRGGNLIVTEQGIREGVRQVMLPLWNVYHFFALYANAANNGEGYSAKLKYDSQHVMDRFILGKTRELIEQVTAAMDSYDIWNACESLRQYADALTNWYVRRSRERFFNEDTDAFDTLYTALVTVSKVAASLLPLSSEEIYRGLTGERSVHLADWPEASAFADESDLLALMQTVREVCSAGSALRKEKKIRVRQPLQKMTVAIAPEQFAALGTAFGEKGAEYFANIVEDELNLRQVELVSADTVDPADYGISQQLKVNARAAGPRLGKQVQVAIKASKSGDWTVTEDGTVLVGVAALDGGLALEEGEYELATVVAADAEGAEHTAAAVLPGGFLVLNIELTDELVAEGIARDTIRAIQQARKDADLNVADRINLSIAAPEETLAALRANEALVTGETLAVSLQLSEADELSISVAKA, from the coding sequence ATGTCCCATGTTTACCCCAAGGCGAGCGCCTTCGAAGCCGCAGGAAGCGGCGTCACCGCATCGCCTAAGTTCCCCGCACTCGAAGAGGCAGTCCTCGACTACTGGAAGAAGGACAACACCTTCTCCGCATCCGTCGAGAACCGCCCCGCAGGTGAAAACGGCGAAAACGAATTCGTCTTCTACGACGGCCCTCCCTTCGCTAACGGCCTGCCCCACTACGGCCACCTGCTCACCGGCTATGCCAAGGACCTCGTCGCACGCTACCAGACCCAGCGAGGACACAAGGTAGAACGCCGCTTCGGCTGGGATACCCACGGCCTGCCCGCAGAACTCGAGGCGATGAAGCAGCTCGGCATGACCGACAAGCGCGAAATCCTCGAAATGGGCATCGACAACTTCAACGACGCTGCCCGCGCATCCGTGCTCAAGTACACCAACGAGTGGGAAAAGTACGTCACCCGCCAGGCACGCTGGGTCGACTTCGAAAATGACTACAAGACCCTGAACGTCGAGTACATGGAGTCCGTCATCTGGGCGTTCAAGCGCCTCTACGACAAGGGCCTGACCTACCAGGGCTTCCGCGTGCTGCCCTACTGCTGGAAGGACGAGACCCCCCTCTCCAACCACGAGCTGCGCATGGACGACGACGTGTACAAGGACCGCCAGGACCAGACCGTCACCGTCGCATTCCGCCTCACCGCAGACACCGCCCTCGGTGCTGACGAGAAGGTCGCCGCAGAACTCGACGGCATCGAAGCACTCGCATGGACCACCACCCCCTGGACCCTGCCCACCAACCAGGCGCTCGCCGTTGGACCCGAGATTGAATACTCCGTCGTACCCGGCGCAGGCAAGTTCGAGGGCCGCTCCTTCCTGATCGCCTCCGAGCTGCTCGGCTCCTACGCCAAGGACCTCGGCTACGAAGGCGACCAGCCCGAAAAGGACGCAGCCGCAGCTGTCACCGCACGCTACACCGGCTCCCAGCTCGAGCACGTGCGCTACACCCCGCTCTGGGACTACTTCGCAGACACCGAAAAGTGGGGCACCGAAACCTCCTGGCAGATCCTCGTCGCCGACTACGTCACCACCGGTGACGGTACCGGCATCGTCCACCAGGCACCCGCCTACGGTGAAGACGACCAGAAGGTCTGTGAAAGCTACGGCATCCCTGTGATCCTCTCCCTCGACGAAGGCGCAAAGTTCCTGAACCTCTTCGCCGAGCCCACCGCCTCCGGCTCCACCGCCCTGGCTGAGATTGCAGGCGTGCAGGCATTCGATGCGAACCGCACCATCATCAACGCCCTCAAGGCAGATGACGTGCTGATCCGCGAGAAGTCCTACGTGCACTCCTACCCGCACTGCTGGCGCTGCCGCACCCCGCTCATCTACCGTGCAATCACCTCCTGGTACGTGAAGGTCACCGACTTCAAGGACCGCATGTACGAGCTGAACAAGCAGATCAACTGGATCCCCGAAAACGTGAAGTACGGACAGTTCGGCAAGTGGGTTGAGAACGCACGCGACTGGTCCATCTCCCGTAACCGCTTCTGGGGCTCCCCGATCCCCGTGTGGGTTTCGGACGACCCGAACTACCCGCGCATGGACGTGTACGGCTCCCTCGAAGAGCTCAAGGCAGACTTCGGCCGCCTGCCCCTGAACAAGGACGGCGAACCCGACCTGCACCGCCCGTACATCGACGAGCTGACTCGCCCGAACCCGGACGACCCGACCGGCAAGTCCACCATGCGCCGCGTGGAAGACGTGCTCGACGTCTGGTTCGACTCCGGCTCCATGCCCTACGCACAGGTGCACTACCCCTTCGAGAACCAGGAATGGTTCGAGAACCACTATCCGGCAGACTTCATCGTCGAGTACATCGGTCAGACCCGCGGCTGGTTCTACGTGCTGCACGTGTTGGCGACCGCGCTCTTCGACCGCCCCGCGTTCAAGAACGTTATCAGCCACGGTATTGTGCTCGGCTCGGACGGTCAGAAGATGTCCAAGTCCCTGCGTAACTACCCGGATGTCTCCGAGGTTCTCGACCGCGACGGCTCCGACGCGATGCGTTGGTTCCTGATGTCGTCCCCGATTCTGCGCGGCGGCAACCTGATCGTGACCGAACAGGGCATCCGTGAGGGTGTTCGCCAGGTCATGCTGCCGCTGTGGAACGTCTACCACTTCTTCGCCCTGTACGCTAACGCCGCTAACAACGGCGAAGGCTACAGCGCAAAGCTCAAGTACGACTCACAGCACGTGATGGACCGCTTCATCCTCGGCAAGACCCGCGAACTCATCGAGCAGGTCACCGCAGCGATGGACTCCTACGACATCTGGAACGCCTGCGAATCCCTGCGCCAGTACGCTGACGCACTGACCAACTGGTACGTGCGCCGCTCCCGCGAGCGCTTCTTCAACGAAGACACCGACGCATTCGACACCCTCTACACCGCACTGGTGACCGTGTCGAAGGTCGCCGCGTCCCTGCTGCCGCTCAGCAGCGAGGAAATCTACCGCGGCCTCACCGGTGAACGCTCTGTGCACCTGGCTGACTGGCCCGAGGCATCTGCTTTCGCTGATGAGTCCGACCTGCTGGCTCTCATGCAGACCGTGCGTGAGGTCTGCTCCGCCGGTTCGGCACTGCGCAAGGAAAAGAAGATCCGCGTGCGCCAGCCGCTACAGAAGATGACCGTGGCGATTGCACCCGAGCAGTTCGCAGCCCTGGGCACCGCTTTCGGTGAGAAGGGCGCGGAGTACTTCGCGAACATCGTCGAGGACGAGCTGAACCTGCGCCAGGTGGAGCTGGTCAGCGCCGACACCGTCGACCCCGCCGACTACGGCATCTCCCAGCAGCTGAAGGTCAACGCACGTGCGGCAGGTCCGCGCCTGGGCAAGCAGGTGCAGGTTGCCATTAAGGCATCCAAGTCCGGTGACTGGACCGTGACCGAGGACGGCACCGTCCTGGTCGGCGTGGCAGCTCTGGACGGCGGCCTGGCTCTGGAAGAGGGCGAATACGAGCTGGCAACCGTGGTTGCCGCTGACGCGGAAGGTGCTGAGCACACTGCGGCTGCGGTTCTGCCTGGCGGCTTCCTGGTCCTCAACATTGAGCTGACCGACGAGCTGGTTGCCGAGGGCATCGCCCGCGACACCATCCGCGCTATTCAGCAGGCACGTAAGGACGCCGACCTGAACGTGGCGGACCGCATCAACCTGAGCATCGCGGCACCGGAGGAAACTCTGGCGGCTCTGCGCGCCAACGAGGCACTGGTGACCGGCGAAACCCTCGCCGTGTCCCTGCAGCTGAGCGAAGCAGACGAGCTGAGCATTAGCGTCGCCAAGGCATAA